In Juglans regia cultivar Chandler chromosome 13, Walnut 2.0, whole genome shotgun sequence, the following proteins share a genomic window:
- the LOC108982762 gene encoding pentatricopeptide repeat-containing protein At2g15820, chloroplastic gives MLLSRAQDLPPSSTLTLASTCTFVPSLCSSKPYPKSVIRSIPMRSSLSLLRSLSFPLSHHRPHHRFLCSIFTLPFYLSPKPLKFRTLCAVSNRTSVEQLACEAPLSETQENWDFSDNNESEAAFDFDKNVGNLDLKHAAVPTLDVKELAELPEQWRRSRLAWLCKELPAHKGGTLVRVLNAQRKWMRQEDATYVAVHCMRIRENEAGFKVYKWMMQQHWYRFDFALATKLADYMGKERKFSKCREIFEDIINQGRVPSESTFHILIVAYLSSPIEGCLEEACSIYNRMIQLGGYQPRLSLHNSLFKALVGKPGASSKNYLKQAEFIFHNLVTSGLEIHKDIYGGLIWLHSYQDTVDRERITSLLKEMQNAGLEEGKEVLLSMLRVCSKEGDVGEAERTWLKLLCIDCGIPPLAFVYKMEVYAKVGEPKKSLTIFREMQEQLGSSSVAAYHEIIEVLCKAQEVELAESLMVEFIKSNLKPLTPSYIDVMNMYFNLSLHDKLELVFSQCLEKCQPNRTVYSIYLDSLVKVGNLDKAEEIFNVMRSNQAIGVNSRSCNTILGGYLSSGEYVKAEKIYDLMCQKRYGIDSPLMEKLDYVLSLSRKQVKKPVSLKLSKEQREILVGLLLGGLQIESDEERKNHMLRFEFNENSSSHFVLKRHIHEQYYEWLHPSCKPSEDAVDIPCRFCTISHSYFGFYADQFWPKGRPMIPKLIHRWLSPCALAYWYMYGGYRTSSGDILLKLKGNPEGVDKVVKALKAKSLECRVKRKGRVFWIGFLGSNSSWFWKLIEPYVLDDMKDFLKAGVATSENISGETEDMNYDDVSETDEMASNCSDDAS, from the exons ATGCTTCTGAGCAGAGCTCAAGACCTCCCGCCATCCTCCACTCTTACCCTCGCCTCTACGTGTACGTTCGTACCTAGCCTTTGCTCCTCGAAACCTTACCCCAAAAGCGTAATCCGTTCAATCCCCATGcgctcctccctctcccttctcCGCTCCCTCTCTTTCCCACTCTCCCACCACCGCCCACACCACCGATTCCTTTGCTCTATATTCACCCTACCTTTCTATTTGTCCCCAAAACCCCTGAAGTTTCGTACTCTCTGCGCGGTTTCTAATAGAACTTCCGTCGAACAGTTGGCGTGCGAGGCTCCACTGTCCGAAACACAGGAGAATTGGGATTTCAGTGACAATAATGAGAGTGAGGCGGCTTTTGATTTCGATAAAAATGTTGGGAATCTGGATTTGAAGCACGCCGCGGTGCCGACTCTGGACGTGAAGGAGCTGGCTGAGCTGCCGGAACAGTGGAGGCGGTCGAGGCTGGCATGGCTATGTAAGGAACTCCCCGCGCATAAGGGCGGGACGCTTGTTCGGGTACTTAATGCACAGCGGAAGTGGATGAGGCAAGAGGACGCCACTTATGTCGCAGTGCATTGTATGCGGATTCGCGAGAACGAGGCCGGGTTTAAG GTGTACAAATGGATGATGCAACAACATTGGTATCGATTTGATTTTGCTCTGGCTACCAAGCTAGCTGATTACATGGGTAAGGAGCGGAAGTTCTCAAAATGTCGAGAGATATTTGAAGATATAATCAATCAGGGACGTGTGCCTAGTGAATCTACATTCCATATACTGATTGTTGCCTATCTTAGTTCACCAATTGAAGGTTGCTTGGAGGAAGCATGTAGCATTTACAATCGTATGATTCAGCTTGGAGGTTACCAGCCCCGACTTAGCTTGCATAATTCCCTCTTCAAAGCTCTTGTAGGCAAACCAGGAGCCTCCTCAAAGAATTATCTCAAACAAGCTGagtttatttttcacaatttggTGACAAGTGGACTGGAGATACACAAGGATATCTATGGTGGCCTTATTTGGTTACATAGCTATCAGGACACCGTTGATAGAGAGAGAATAACGTCATTACTGAAGGAAATGCAAAATGCGGGACTTGAAGAGGGAAAAGAAGTGCTTTTGTCCATGTTGCGTGTTTGCTCAAAAGAGGGAGATGTGGGCGAAGCAGAACGAACTTGGCTCAAACTCCTCTGTATCGACTGTGGCATCCCACCTCTGGCTTTTGTGTATAAAATGGAAGTCTATGCCAAGGTTGGAGAACCCAAAAAATCCCTGACGATATTCAGAGAGATGCAGGAACAATTGGGTTCATCCAGTGTTGCAGCATATCATGAAATCATAGAGGTTTTATGTAAGGCTCAAGAAGTAGAACTTGCAGAGTCCCTTATGGTGGAATTCATAAAGAGTAATTTGAAGCCACTTACACCATCTTATATTGATGTGATGAATATGTACTTCAACTTGAGCCTACATGATAAATTAGAGCTAGTCTTCTCCCAGTGCCTTGAGAAATGTCAACCCAATCGCACCGTTTACAGTATATACCTGGATTCTTTGGTGAAAGTTGGCAATCTTGACAAGGCTGAGGAGATCTTTAATGTAATGCGGAGTAACCAGGCAATTGGTGTTAACTCTCGATCCTGCAACACTATTTTAGGTGGATATCTGTCTTCAGGAGAGTATGTAAAGGCAGAGAAGATATATGATCTGATGTGCCAGAAGAGATACGGTATTGATTCCCCTTTAATGGAGAAGCTTGATTATGTTCTGAGTTTGAGTAGGAAACAGGTTAAGAAACCAGTAAGTCTGAAGCTAAGCAAAGAACAACGAGAGATTTTGGTGGGTCTGCTCTTGGGTGGGTTGCAGATTGAATCAGATGAAGAGAGGAAGAACCACATGCTTCGGTTTGAATTCAATGAAAATTCCAGctctcattttgttttgaagagaCATATACATGAGCAATATTATGAGTGGTTACATCCATCATGTAAGCCAAGCGAAGATGCCGTTGACATACCATGTAGATTTTGTACAATCTCCCATTCTTATTTTGGTTTCTATGCGGACCAGTTTTGGCCAAAAGGAAGGCCCATGATCCCAAAGTTAATTCATAGGTGGCTATCGCCATGTGCTCTTGCATACTGGTATATGTATGGGGGCTATAGAACTTCTTCAGGGGATATTTTATTGAAGCTGAAAGGAAATCCTGAGGGTGTTGACAAGGTTGTAAAAGCATTGAAGGCAAAGTCCTTGGAGTGCAGGGTGAAGAGGAAGGGAAGAGTATTTTGGATAGGTTTTCTGGGAAGCAATTCCTCGTGGTTTTGGAAACTAATCGAACCTTATGTTTTAGATGACATGAAAGATTTTCTGAAAGCAGGTGTTGCAACCTCGGAAAACATTTCGGGAGAAACTGAGGACATGAATTATGATGATGTGTCAGAAACTGATGAAATGGCCTCTAATTGTAGTGATGATGCTTCATGA